The following DNA comes from Bacillus sp. 2205SS5-2.
GTTGTCTTGAGACATCTCTCCCCCATGTGCTAAACTTAAGTTTTCCAGGAACCGATGTAGAATCTTTACTCGTTAATTTAGACATGGAAGGTATTGCGGTTTCTAGTGGATCGGCTTGTACAGCGGGTTCAATTGAACCTTCTCATGTTCTTGTAGCGATGTTTGGGGAAAAATCTGATAGGGTACGAAATTCTATCCGTTATAGCTTCGGCTTAAATAATACATTAGAGGATGTTGAGTTTGCGGCCCGTAAATCCGCAAAGATTATTCATCGTCTGACTTCAATTTAATCAGAAAGTGTGGTGAACATCATGAAAAAAGCGCCTAGTGATACAAGAGTAGTAGTTGGAATGTCAGGAGGAGTGGATTCTTCTGTTGCAGCTCTTTTATTAAAGGAGCAAGGTTATGATGTGATTGGGATATTTATGAAAAACTGGGATGATACCGATGAAAACGGTGTTTGTACAGCGACAGAGGATTACGATGACGTGATTAGAGTAGCAAATCAAATCGGCATTCCCTATTATGCAGTTAATTTTGAAAAACAGTATTGGGACAAAGTGTTTACGTATTTCCTAGATGAATACAAAGCGGGAAGAACACCAAATCCAGATGTGATGTGCAACAAAGAAATTAAGTTTAAAGCTTTTTTAGAGCATGCTGTTAAACTAGGGGCAGATTATCTGGCAACAGGTCATTATGCGCAGGTTCAAGATCAAGGTGGAGAAGTCAAAATGCTCCGTGGTCACGATCATAATAAAGACCAAACTTATTTTTTAAATCAGTTGAACCAAGCTCAATTGGAAAAAGTAATGTTCCCTATTGGTCATTTAGAAAAAAAAGATGTTCGTAAAATTGCAAAAGAAGCTAATCTTGCTACGGCAGAGAAAAAAGATAGCACCGGTATTTGTTTTATTGGTGAGAGAAACTTCAAGGAGTTCTTAAGCCAATACTTACCAGCACAACCTGGGTTGATGGAGACTCTCGCTGGAGAAGTCAAGGGCAAACACGATGGCTTAATGTACCACACGATTGGTCAACGTCACGGTTTAGGAATTGGTGGAGCAGGAGATCCGTGGTTTGTAGTAGGAAAAGATCTTAAACGGAATGTACTTTTTGTTGAGCAAGGGTTCGGACATGATAGCCTCTACTCGACGTCCATTACCGCTACAGATCTTAGCTTTACTTCT
Coding sequences within:
- the mnmA gene encoding tRNA 2-thiouridine(34) synthase MnmA, whose product is MKKAPSDTRVVVGMSGGVDSSVAALLLKEQGYDVIGIFMKNWDDTDENGVCTATEDYDDVIRVANQIGIPYYAVNFEKQYWDKVFTYFLDEYKAGRTPNPDVMCNKEIKFKAFLEHAVKLGADYLATGHYAQVQDQGGEVKMLRGHDHNKDQTYFLNQLNQAQLEKVMFPIGHLEKKDVRKIAKEANLATAEKKDSTGICFIGERNFKEFLSQYLPAQPGLMETLAGEVKGKHDGLMYHTIGQRHGLGIGGAGDPWFVVGKDLKRNVLFVEQGFGHDSLYSTSITATDLSFTSKESPQTEFRCTAKFRYRQDDVAVRVQLQENGEAIVVFDEPSRAVTPGQAVVFYQGDVCLGGGTINKIFKNETLLTYVG